From Rhodovastum atsumiense, a single genomic window includes:
- a CDS encoding hybrid sensor histidine kinase/response regulator, which translates to MDDLLADFLTETNESLAELDVALVRLERTPDDEQTLSQIFRLMHTIKGTCGFLGLPRLEQVAHAAENVLVRLRERAIAATPDVISTVLFALDRIKEIVGGLAAAGTEPAGDDSALVAVLTEVAEGRQPAATPAAQVSAAPAAMPPAPPGAAPDGPDAASLSTAAPAANEAPPEPAEAVREAEATIAGQTIRVGVDVLENLMTLVSELVLTRNQLLQLARGQEDSGLQVPLQRLSHITSDLQEGVMKTRMQPIGNAWNKLPRLVRDLARDLDKRIELVMHGADTELDRQVLELIKDPLTHMVRNSGDHGLESPAERRAAGKPETGRITLNAFHEGGHILIEIGDDGRGLATEKIRAKVLARGLATETELATMTEAQIQRFIFRPGFSTAEAVTAVSGRGVGMDVVKTNIEKIGGTIELKSQPGHGTTFVVKIPLTLAIVSALIVQAGRERFAIPQLSVVELVRAGTEAERDGTATGKDGSGEQRTESRIERIDGTPVLRLRDRLLPLVGLAELMRLEPDPTQEAGNRSIVVTQVGATLLGIIVDRVFDTEEIVVKPVAPILRHITMFSGNTILGDGSVIMILDPNGIARAQGIAGSELRPEAMTGTVLAQSGQRIAVLLFRAGGPEPKAVPLSLVSRLEDIASERIEISAGQPVVQYRGRLMPLVPLAGALDRTKPRHAVLVFNDVDRGLGRDRCMGLVVDEILDVVEDRMSIELSGDRPGLLGTAVLAGRATDVIDTAYWLTRAAGDWFRNDGSGVARAGRLLVVEDSDFFRNLLIPALSAEGYEVVGCDGPSRALQLREAGAMFDAIISDIEMPDMHGLDFVRRLRAEGPWASLPVIALSGRVCDAEVTAGRAAGFTDYVGKFDRPALMASLRQCLGETVTSA; encoded by the coding sequence ATGGACGATCTGCTGGCGGATTTCCTGACCGAGACCAACGAGAGCCTGGCCGAGCTCGACGTGGCGCTGGTGCGCCTGGAACGCACGCCGGACGACGAGCAGACGCTCTCGCAGATTTTCCGGCTGATGCACACGATCAAGGGCACCTGCGGCTTCCTGGGGCTGCCCCGGCTCGAACAGGTGGCGCACGCGGCCGAGAACGTGCTGGTGCGGCTGCGCGAGCGCGCCATCGCCGCCACCCCGGACGTGATCAGCACCGTGCTCTTCGCGCTCGACCGCATCAAGGAGATCGTCGGCGGGCTCGCCGCCGCCGGCACCGAGCCCGCCGGCGATGACAGCGCCCTGGTCGCCGTCCTCACCGAGGTGGCCGAGGGCCGCCAGCCCGCCGCCACGCCCGCTGCCCAGGTCTCCGCAGCGCCTGCCGCCATGCCCCCCGCCCCGCCCGGCGCCGCGCCGGACGGACCCGATGCCGCGTCCCTTTCGACAGCCGCGCCGGCCGCGAACGAAGCGCCGCCGGAACCGGCGGAGGCCGTGCGCGAGGCCGAGGCCACCATCGCCGGCCAGACCATCCGCGTCGGCGTCGACGTGCTGGAAAACCTGATGACGCTGGTCAGCGAGCTGGTGCTCACCCGCAACCAGTTGCTGCAGCTTGCGCGCGGTCAGGAGGATTCGGGGCTGCAGGTGCCGCTGCAGCGTCTGTCGCACATCACCTCCGACCTGCAGGAAGGGGTGATGAAGACGCGCATGCAGCCGATCGGCAATGCCTGGAACAAGCTGCCGCGGCTGGTGCGCGACCTCGCCCGCGACCTCGACAAGCGCATCGAACTGGTCATGCACGGCGCCGACACCGAACTCGACCGGCAGGTGCTGGAGCTGATCAAGGATCCGCTGACGCACATGGTGCGCAATTCCGGCGATCACGGGCTGGAATCCCCGGCCGAGCGCCGCGCCGCGGGCAAGCCGGAGACCGGTCGCATCACCCTCAACGCCTTCCACGAGGGCGGCCACATCCTGATCGAGATCGGCGACGATGGCCGCGGCCTCGCCACCGAGAAGATCCGCGCCAAGGTGCTGGCGCGTGGCCTGGCCACCGAAACCGAACTCGCCACCATGACCGAGGCGCAGATCCAGCGCTTCATCTTCCGCCCCGGCTTCTCCACCGCCGAAGCCGTCACCGCCGTCTCCGGCCGCGGCGTCGGCATGGACGTGGTGAAAACCAACATCGAGAAGATCGGCGGCACCATCGAGCTGAAAAGCCAGCCCGGTCACGGCACCACCTTCGTCGTCAAGATCCCGCTCACCCTCGCCATCGTCTCGGCGCTGATCGTGCAGGCCGGGCGGGAACGCTTCGCCATCCCGCAGCTCAGCGTGGTCGAGCTGGTGCGTGCGGGCACCGAGGCGGAGCGCGACGGCACGGCCACGGGCAAGGACGGCAGCGGCGAGCAGCGCACCGAAAGCCGCATCGAGCGCATCGACGGCACCCCGGTGCTGCGCCTGCGCGACCGGCTGCTGCCGCTGGTCGGGCTCGCCGAGCTGATGCGGCTCGAACCCGACCCCACGCAGGAGGCCGGCAACCGCAGCATCGTGGTCACCCAGGTCGGCGCCACGCTGCTGGGCATCATCGTCGACCGCGTCTTCGACACCGAGGAAATCGTGGTCAAGCCGGTGGCGCCGATCCTGCGCCACATCACCATGTTCAGCGGCAACACCATCCTGGGCGACGGGTCGGTGATCATGATCCTCGATCCCAACGGCATCGCCCGCGCCCAGGGCATCGCCGGCAGTGAACTGCGCCCGGAGGCGATGACCGGCACCGTGCTGGCACAGTCCGGGCAGCGCATCGCCGTGCTGCTGTTCCGTGCCGGCGGCCCCGAGCCGAAGGCGGTGCCGCTCAGCCTGGTGTCGCGGCTGGAGGACATCGCCAGCGAGCGCATCGAGATCTCCGCCGGCCAGCCGGTGGTGCAGTACCGCGGCCGGCTGATGCCGCTGGTGCCGCTCGCCGGCGCGCTCGACAGGACGAAGCCGCGCCATGCCGTGCTGGTGTTCAACGATGTCGATCGCGGGCTTGGCCGCGATCGCTGCATGGGGCTGGTGGTCGACGAAATCCTTGATGTGGTCGAGGACCGCATGAGCATCGAGCTGTCGGGAGACCGGCCGGGCCTGCTGGGCACCGCCGTGCTGGCCGGCCGCGCCACCGACGTGATCGACACCGCCTACTGGCTCACCCGCGCCGCCGGCGACTGGTTCCGCAATGACGGCAGCGGTGTCGCGCGCGCCGGCCGCCTGCTCGTGGTCGAGGACAGCGACTTCTTCCGCAACCTGCTGATCCCCGCCCTCTCGGCCGAAGGCTACGAGGTGGTGGGCTGCGATGGCCCCAGCCGCGCGCTGCAACTGCGCGAGGCCGGCGCGATGTTCGACGCCATCATCTCCGATATCGAAATGCCCGACATGCACGGGCTGGACTTCGTGCGCCGCCTCCGCGCCGAGGGCCCCTGGGCCAGCCTGCCGGTGATCGCGCTCAGCGGGCGGGTCTGCGATGCCGAGGTGACGGCCGGGCGCGCCGCCGGCTTCACCGATTATGTCGGCAAGTTCGACCGTCCTGCCCTGATGGCCAGCCTGCGCCAGTGCCTGGGCGAGACAGTGACCTCCGCCTGA
- a CDS encoding DUF3857 domain-containing transglutaminase family protein translates to MARRISVVLGLAAALLLIYFAILAHAARAATPVDVLRASDSYDLGRDGAVTRIWRVEIRVANAAAARREAQQTMTYSPGLETLDLVEAATRKADGRVLPAGPDAVVEQLPRGSPELDRFTDRRQKVVLLPDVQAGDTVVVAWRKLRARPLLPGFATALYRPVDLPWRDLSLVVRVPRGTVLQSEVHGFRHSVTEDGEAVVHRWQADPAAVAEDSALAAFDRLPRVFVSTWRDWDALARDWAAAALPKAQPTPQIRALAERLVAGAADRREEARRIYDWVSARIRYVALYVGDGALLPTDAGIVLARGWGDCKDHVALFHALLAARSIAAEMVMVNLGDGYSLAGPPGFAQFDHLVTWLPEFGLYADTTAGTAPFGVLPFAAAGKPVLHAVASGALRRTPALAPGGASATLVTQATLLADGRIRGTTRTSATGPFAGDLRHSAQWAEGIGDGAAAAQLRALGLDGGGSFSFAPPETPGNEYEVNGRFALIADPALLEGAGFVPTPGLRLLVRPGDMLLGPLRRDIGETTAAPCHAGRQSEQIVLDLPPGRQLQRVPADLRLETDSVSYLAQWRLANGRLTITRELLSRFPGPVCGGTARREAAAALLAIRRELATQVALADDTAPGAGAPVQRNLTVAVDQDRPGGTGRRAGPQRERGPIAPTEPDGGG, encoded by the coding sequence ATGGCCCGGCGTATCTCCGTTGTCCTCGGTCTGGCGGCAGCCTTGCTGCTGATTTATTTCGCCATCCTTGCGCATGCCGCCCGTGCTGCCACGCCGGTGGACGTGCTGCGTGCCTCCGACAGTTACGATCTCGGCCGGGACGGCGCCGTCACCCGCATCTGGCGTGTCGAGATCCGTGTGGCCAATGCCGCTGCCGCCCGGCGCGAGGCGCAGCAGACCATGACCTACAGCCCCGGCCTGGAGACCCTCGATCTGGTCGAGGCGGCGACGCGCAAGGCCGACGGGCGGGTGTTGCCGGCCGGCCCGGACGCGGTGGTCGAGCAGTTGCCGCGCGGCTCGCCCGAGCTCGACCGTTTCACCGACCGCCGCCAGAAGGTGGTGCTGCTGCCGGACGTGCAGGCCGGTGACACCGTGGTGGTGGCCTGGCGCAAGCTGCGGGCGCGACCGCTGCTGCCCGGCTTCGCCACCGCGCTCTACCGCCCCGTCGACCTGCCCTGGCGCGACCTGTCCCTGGTGGTGCGGGTCCCACGCGGCACGGTGCTGCAGAGCGAGGTTCATGGCTTCCGCCACTCCGTCACCGAGGACGGGGAGGCGGTGGTGCATCGCTGGCAGGCCGATCCGGCCGCCGTCGCCGAGGATTCGGCGCTGGCTGCCTTCGATCGCCTGCCGCGCGTGTTCGTCTCGACCTGGCGCGACTGGGATGCGCTGGCGCGCGACTGGGCGGCAGCGGCACTGCCGAAGGCGCAGCCCACCCCGCAGATCCGCGCGCTCGCCGAGCGGCTGGTGGCGGGGGCGGCGGACCGACGCGAGGAAGCCCGCCGCATCTATGACTGGGTCAGCGCCCGCATCCGCTATGTCGCGCTCTATGTCGGCGATGGCGCCCTGCTGCCGACGGATGCGGGGATAGTGCTGGCGCGTGGCTGGGGCGACTGCAAGGACCACGTGGCGCTGTTTCACGCGCTGCTGGCTGCCCGCAGTATCGCCGCGGAGATGGTGATGGTCAATCTCGGCGACGGCTATTCGCTGGCCGGGCCGCCGGGCTTCGCCCAGTTCGACCACCTGGTCACCTGGTTGCCGGAATTCGGGCTCTATGCCGACACCACCGCCGGCACCGCGCCCTTCGGTGTGCTGCCCTTCGCCGCCGCCGGTAAGCCGGTGCTGCACGCGGTGGCATCCGGCGCGCTGCGGCGGACCCCGGCGCTGGCGCCCGGGGGGGCCTCCGCCACCCTGGTCACCCAGGCGACGCTGCTCGCGGACGGGCGGATCCGTGGCACCACCCGCACCTCGGCCACCGGTCCCTTCGCCGGCGATCTGCGGCATTCCGCGCAATGGGCCGAGGGAATCGGCGACGGCGCTGCCGCGGCGCAGTTGCGCGCCCTTGGCCTGGATGGCGGCGGCAGCTTCAGCTTCGCCCCGCCCGAGACCCCCGGCAACGAGTACGAGGTCAATGGCCGCTTCGCCCTGATCGCCGATCCGGCCCTGCTGGAGGGCGCCGGCTTCGTGCCGACCCCCGGGCTGCGGCTGCTGGTGCGGCCGGGCGACATGTTGCTCGGGCCGCTGCGCCGCGACATCGGCGAGACCACCGCCGCCCCTTGCCATGCCGGACGGCAGAGCGAGCAGATCGTGCTGGACCTGCCGCCCGGGCGGCAACTGCAGCGTGTGCCCGCCGATCTGCGGCTGGAGACGGACTCGGTGAGCTATCTGGCGCAATGGCGGCTGGCCAATGGCCGGCTGACCATCACGCGGGAGCTGCTCTCCCGCTTCCCCGGCCCGGTCTGCGGCGGGACGGCGCGGCGGGAAGCGGCCGCGGCGCTGCTTGCCATCCGCCGCGAGCTGGCGACCCAGGTGGCCCTGGCCGACGATACGGCCCCCGGCGCCGGGGCGCCGGTGCAACGCAATCTGACCGTGGCGGTCGACCAGGACCGGCCCGGCGGCACCGGCCGGCGGGCCGGCCCTCAGCGGGAACGCGGCCCGATCGCTCCGACCGAGCCGGACGGGGGCGGATGA
- a CDS encoding DUF3553 domain-containing protein, with translation MAMPPAGSSLEPGMWVRHPDRPDWGRGQVQSVIGQRVTVNFEEAGKVVINAAVITLDPVPD, from the coding sequence ATGGCCATGCCACCGGCCGGATCGTCGCTGGAGCCGGGAATGTGGGTCCGCCATCCCGACCGCCCCGACTGGGGGCGCGGACAGGTGCAATCGGTGATCGGCCAGCGGGTCACCGTCAATTTCGAGGAAGCCGGCAAGGTCGTCATCAACGCCGCGGTGATCACCCTCGACCCCGTGCCGGACTGA
- a CDS encoding class I fructose-bisphosphate aldolase has product MRITPEIRNILDWYESDNPGTKANLARILMEGRLGGTGKLVILPVDQGFEHGPARSFAPNPPAYDPRYHFELAVEAGLSAYAAPLGMIEAGAASYAGAIPTILKVNSSNSLATTKDQAVTGSVRDALRLGCAAIGFTIYPGSEYAFAQMEELRELSEEAKAVGLAVVVWSYPRGPLLDKAGETALDICAYAAHMAALSGAHIIKVKPPTDVVSLDAAKKTYESQHIDRSTLAKRVRHVVQSAFAGRRIVVFSGGEAKSLEGLYEEVRGLRDGGANGSIIGRNTFQRPKEEALAMLDRIIAIYQGKD; this is encoded by the coding sequence ATGCGCATCACGCCCGAGATCAGGAACATCCTCGATTGGTACGAGAGCGACAATCCCGGCACCAAGGCCAACCTGGCCCGCATCCTGATGGAAGGGCGGCTGGGCGGCACCGGCAAGCTGGTGATCCTGCCGGTCGACCAGGGCTTCGAGCATGGCCCCGCCCGCAGCTTCGCCCCCAACCCACCGGCCTATGATCCGCGCTATCATTTCGAGCTTGCCGTCGAGGCGGGGCTGTCCGCGTACGCGGCGCCGCTCGGCATGATCGAGGCCGGCGCGGCGAGCTACGCCGGCGCCATCCCGACCATCCTGAAGGTGAACAGCTCCAACAGCCTCGCCACCACCAAGGACCAGGCGGTCACCGGCAGCGTCAGGGACGCGCTGCGGCTTGGCTGTGCGGCGATCGGCTTCACCATTTATCCAGGCAGCGAATACGCCTTCGCCCAGATGGAGGAACTGCGCGAGCTGTCGGAGGAAGCGAAGGCGGTCGGGCTCGCCGTGGTGGTGTGGAGCTATCCGCGCGGCCCGCTGCTCGACAAGGCCGGCGAGACCGCGCTCGATATCTGCGCCTATGCCGCGCATATGGCGGCGCTGTCCGGCGCGCACATCATCAAGGTGAAGCCGCCCACCGACGTGGTCAGCCTCGACGCCGCCAAGAAGACCTACGAAAGCCAGCATATCGACCGCTCCACCCTGGCCAAGCGGGTCCGGCACGTGGTGCAGTCGGCCTTCGCCGGCCGCCGCATCGTGGTGTTCTCGGGCGGCGAGGCGAAAAGCCTCGAAGGACTCTACGAAGAAGTGCGCGGCCTGCGCGACGGCGGCGCCAACGGCTCGATCATCGGCCGCAACACCTTCCAGCGGCCCAAGGAAGAAGCCCTGGCCATGCTCGACCGGATCATCGCGATCTATCAGGGCAAAGACTGA
- a CDS encoding histidine phosphotransferase family protein produces the protein MDISGTAGAPWQDGLRFTGLLAARLCHEISGPLATVAAAIAVAQADPGATEALPLGREAADVLAARLRLLRAAWAGGAEPEDAAALQGICTALPRIGLRLERLGPRRRFPAGTGRLLLNVALLAADSLPRGGTLELAGLGPQGLRATLHGAGAAWPDGLPDWLADPGAAWQAAGTATPRELQGPLTALLAHAAGARLRLGPVPVPGDGAAPLLLHPA, from the coding sequence GTGGACATATCCGGCACCGCGGGGGCGCCATGGCAGGACGGACTCCGGTTCACCGGGTTGCTGGCCGCACGACTATGTCATGAAATCAGCGGCCCACTCGCCACCGTCGCCGCCGCGATCGCGGTGGCGCAGGCGGATCCCGGCGCCACCGAGGCGCTGCCGCTCGGCCGCGAGGCGGCCGATGTGCTGGCCGCGCGGCTGCGGCTGCTGCGCGCGGCCTGGGCGGGGGGCGCGGAGCCGGAGGACGCCGCGGCGCTGCAGGGGATCTGCACCGCGCTGCCGCGGATCGGCCTGCGCCTGGAAAGGCTCGGGCCACGGCGCCGCTTTCCCGCCGGAACCGGCCGGCTGCTGCTCAATGTCGCGTTGCTCGCCGCCGACAGCCTGCCGCGTGGCGGCACGCTGGAGCTGGCCGGCCTGGGCCCGCAGGGTCTGCGCGCCACGCTGCACGGTGCCGGCGCCGCCTGGCCGGACGGTTTGCCCGATTGGCTCGCCGATCCCGGGGCGGCATGGCAGGCGGCCGGCACCGCCACGCCACGGGAGTTGCAGGGGCCGCTGACCGCCCTGCTCGCACATGCGGCCGGGGCGCGGCTGCGCCTCGGCCCGGTGCCGGTGCCCGGGGATGGCGCCGCACCGCTGCTGCTGCATCCGGCCTGA
- a CDS encoding 6-phosphofructokinase — protein MLVAQGGGPTAVINQSLVGTVLESRKFRNVSLVYGALHGVRGIINEDFVDLTQETTHNLEMVGETPSSALGSCRDKPDLKYCQEIFKVLRAHEIRYFFYIGGNDSSDTTRIVAEEAQKADHPLVCVHIPKTIDNDVVLNDHTPGFPSAARFVTQAFLGANLDNRSLPGVYIGVVMGRHAGFLTAAAALGKKFPDDGPHMIYLPERTFRLENFIADVKSAYDRFGRCVVAVSEGIHDEAGVPIATQLAKQVERDAHGNVQLSGSGALAELLCSEVKEKLGLSRVRGDTLGYLQRSFIGCVSDIDQREAREVAEKAVQFAMWGETSGSVIIERTGYYSVDYRLVPLAAVAGKTRTMPDEFISASGTDVTDAYRLYLRPLLGKSMPDQYRLRRNTVAKILT, from the coding sequence GTGCTGGTAGCCCAGGGCGGTGGCCCGACCGCGGTGATCAACCAGTCATTGGTTGGCACGGTGCTGGAATCGCGGAAGTTCCGCAATGTCAGCCTGGTGTATGGCGCGCTGCACGGCGTGCGCGGCATCATCAACGAGGACTTCGTCGACCTGACGCAGGAGACCACCCATAACCTGGAGATGGTCGGCGAGACGCCCTCCTCGGCGCTCGGCTCCTGCCGCGACAAGCCAGACCTGAAATACTGCCAGGAAATCTTCAAGGTCCTGCGCGCGCACGAGATCCGCTACTTCTTCTACATCGGCGGCAATGATTCCTCCGACACCACCCGCATCGTCGCCGAGGAAGCGCAGAAGGCCGACCATCCGCTCGTCTGCGTGCACATCCCCAAGACCATCGACAACGACGTGGTGCTGAACGACCACACGCCGGGCTTTCCCTCGGCCGCGCGCTTCGTCACCCAGGCCTTTCTCGGCGCCAACCTCGACAATCGCTCGCTGCCGGGCGTCTATATCGGCGTGGTCATGGGTCGGCATGCCGGGTTCCTGACCGCCGCCGCGGCGCTGGGCAAGAAGTTCCCCGATGACGGGCCGCACATGATCTACCTGCCGGAGCGCACCTTCCGGCTGGAGAATTTCATCGCCGACGTGAAAAGCGCCTATGACCGGTTCGGCCGGTGCGTGGTCGCGGTGTCGGAAGGCATCCATGACGAGGCCGGCGTGCCGATCGCGACGCAGCTCGCCAAGCAGGTCGAGCGCGATGCGCATGGCAACGTGCAGCTCTCCGGCAGCGGCGCGCTCGCCGAACTGCTGTGCAGCGAGGTCAAGGAGAAGCTCGGCCTCAGCCGCGTGCGCGGCGACACGCTCGGCTACCTGCAGCGTTCCTTCATCGGCTGCGTTTCCGACATCGATCAGCGCGAGGCGCGGGAGGTCGCCGAGAAGGCGGTGCAGTTCGCCATGTGGGGTGAGACCAGCGGCTCGGTGATCATCGAGCGTACCGGCTATTACTCGGTGGATTATCGGCTGGTGCCGCTGGCGGCGGTGGCTGGCAAGACGCGCACCATGCCGGATGAGTTCATCTCTGCGAGCGGCACCGACGTGACCGATGCCTACCGCTTGTATCTTCGCCCGCTGCTCGGCAAGTCGATGCCCGACCAGTACCGCCTGCGCCGGAACACCGTGGCGAAGATCCTGACGTAA
- a CDS encoding methyltransferase domain-containing protein produces the protein MTPQVFDRMAVRRHRDRAAATVDRVADILRDAADRLLDRLDDTTRRFTRALDLGGRGIVAPLLRARGIDVVACDLSPRMAARAGAPCVAADAEWLPFAPASFDLVVANLSLHWVNDLPGALIQLRQALRPDGLLLASLPARGTLAELRTALAEAEAALAGGAAPRVAPFPDLRDCAALLQRAGFALPVADVEDITLLYADPLRLLRDLREAGEANAVALRDRRIPPRALFPAALAALPGQEGRARATLRLAVLTGWAPAPGQPQPLPRGSGQVPLGEALADPDRSRNRR, from the coding sequence ATGACACCGCAGGTCTTCGACCGCATGGCCGTGCGCCGCCACCGTGATCGCGCCGCCGCCACGGTGGACCGGGTCGCCGACATCCTGCGCGACGCCGCCGACCGCCTGCTCGACCGCCTCGATGACACCACGCGCCGCTTCACCCGTGCCCTTGATCTCGGCGGGCGGGGCATCGTCGCCCCGCTGCTGCGCGCCCGCGGCATCGATGTCGTCGCCTGCGACCTCTCCCCCCGCATGGCCGCCCGTGCCGGGGCGCCCTGTGTTGCCGCCGACGCGGAATGGCTGCCCTTCGCCCCCGCCAGCTTCGACCTGGTGGTGGCGAACCTGTCGCTGCACTGGGTCAACGACCTGCCGGGCGCGCTGATCCAGCTCCGCCAGGCGCTGCGGCCGGACGGGCTGCTGCTGGCCAGCCTGCCCGCGCGGGGCACCCTCGCCGAGCTGCGCACCGCCCTGGCCGAAGCCGAGGCGGCGCTCGCCGGCGGCGCCGCACCGCGGGTCGCGCCCTTCCCGGACCTGCGCGACTGCGCCGCCCTGCTGCAGCGCGCCGGCTTCGCCCTGCCGGTTGCCGATGTCGAGGACATCACCCTGCTGTATGCCGACCCGCTGCGGCTGCTGCGCGACCTGCGCGAGGCCGGGGAGGCCAATGCGGTGGCGCTGCGCGACCGGCGCATCCCGCCACGCGCGCTGTTCCCGGCCGCCCTCGCCGCCCTGCCCGGGCAGGAGGGGCGCGCGCGGGCAACCCTGCGGCTGGCCGTGCTGACCGGATGGGCGCCCGCGCCGGGCCAGCCGCAGCCGCTGCCGCGCGGCAGTGGCCAGGTGCCACTCGGCGAGGCGCTGGCCGACCCGGACCGGAGCCGGAACCGTCGCTGA
- the moaA gene encoding GTP 3',8-cyclase MoaA: MTDPFGRAITYLRVSVTDRCDLRCVYCMAEDMTFLPKASILTLEELDRLCGAFIALGTGKIRITGGEPLVRRDVLTLFRSLGARLGEGGLRELTLTTNGTRLAQHAGALAAAGVRRVNVSLDTLDPQAFTAITRRGRIETVLEGIRAAQQAGLAVKLNTVALRGVNEDAFDDMLAWCGRHGIDLCLIETMPLGDVAGDRTDQYLPLSLVRARLRRRWTLTETGYRTGGPARYYDVAETGRRIGFITPMTHNFCESCNRVRLTCTGRLYMCLGQEDSADFRALLRGGARDAGLVAAIEAAIARKPKGHDFVIDRRRDAPALSRHMSVTGG; this comes from the coding sequence ATGACGGATCCGTTCGGTCGGGCGATCACCTACCTGCGGGTCTCGGTCACTGACCGCTGCGACCTGCGCTGTGTCTATTGCATGGCCGAGGACATGACCTTCCTGCCCAAGGCCTCGATCCTCACCCTGGAGGAGCTTGACCGGCTGTGCGGCGCCTTCATCGCGCTCGGCACCGGCAAGATCCGCATCACCGGGGGCGAGCCGCTGGTGCGGCGCGACGTGCTGACGCTGTTCCGCTCGCTCGGCGCGCGGCTGGGGGAGGGGGGGCTGCGGGAGCTGACGCTGACCACCAACGGCACCCGGCTGGCGCAGCATGCCGGGGCGCTGGCGGCGGCGGGGGTGCGGCGGGTGAATGTCAGCCTCGACACGCTCGATCCGCAGGCCTTCACCGCGATCACCCGGCGCGGGCGGATCGAGACGGTGCTGGAGGGCATCCGGGCGGCGCAGCAGGCGGGGCTCGCGGTCAAGCTGAACACGGTGGCGCTGCGCGGGGTGAACGAGGATGCCTTCGACGACATGCTGGCCTGGTGCGGGCGGCATGGGATCGATCTCTGCCTGATCGAGACCATGCCGCTCGGCGATGTCGCGGGGGACCGCACCGACCAGTACCTGCCGCTGTCGCTGGTGCGCGCGCGGCTGCGGCGGCGCTGGACGCTGACCGAGACCGGGTACCGCACCGGCGGCCCGGCGCGCTACTACGACGTGGCCGAGACCGGGCGGCGGATCGGCTTCATCACGCCGATGACGCATAATTTCTGCGAAAGCTGCAACCGGGTGCGACTGACCTGCACCGGCAGGCTGTACATGTGCCTCGGGCAGGAGGACAGCGCCGATTTTCGTGCGCTGCTGCGCGGCGGTGCCAGAGATGCCGGGCTGGTGGCGGCGATCGAGGCCGCGATCGCGCGCAAGCCGAAGGGCCACGACTTCGTCATCGACCGTCGCCGCGACGCCCCGGCCCTGTCGCGGCACATGAGCGTCACCGGCGGCTGA